The following are encoded together in the Balneola sp. genome:
- a CDS encoding excinuclease ABC subunit C → MARDKNLYVYILTNKNHTVLYTGVTSDLVNRVWQHKNRQVKGFTKRYNLDQLIYFEGPGDPIYAIEREKQIKSGSRQKKIDLVNSMNPTWKDLYNDIIPGGFKDPNKM, encoded by the coding sequence ATGGCACGAGATAAAAACCTCTACGTTTACATTCTCACGAATAAGAATCATACCGTTTTATATACTGGTGTCACTAGTGATCTGGTAAACCGAGTCTGGCAACATAAAAACAGGCAAGTCAAAGGTTTCACCAAACGATATAATCTAGATCAATTAATATATTTTGAAGGGCCTGGCGATCCTATTTACGCAATTGAAAGAGAGAAACAAATCAAATCGGGTTCCAGGCAGAAGAAAATTGATTTAGTTAATTCTATGAACCCTACGTGGAAAGACCTTTATAATGATATTATACCCGGTGGTTTTAAAGACCCTAACAAAATGTAG